A single region of the Gossypium arboreum isolate Shixiya-1 chromosome 12, ASM2569848v2, whole genome shotgun sequence genome encodes:
- the LOC108477453 gene encoding scopoletin glucosyltransferase: MDVDATENPKLHVLFFPFMGHGHMIPMVDMTKLFAMRGVKTTIVTTPLNVPFISTTIERSKNSGFDIHLKVLNFPRVEAGLPEGCENLDSVPSSQGVNLDMIAKFFKAADLFRQPFEHLIQECKPDCLIVDMFFTWASDIANKYDIPRLMFNGSSFLSLCISDSVNVYEPQKKVKSGSEPFVFPNVPGDIKSTRDQMAVIYTQNEEDELTRSVKKWREAELKSYGFIVNSFYELEAAYVDHYRNVLGRKAWHVGPVSLCNRAIEDKVDRGKKPSVDEQKCLNWLDSKQPKSVVYICFGSAVDFNAAQLTEIAFAIEATGQHFIWVVKKEKSNNEEDWLPEGFEERTEGKGLIIRGWAPQVLILDHEAVGAFVTHCGWNSTLECVSAGLPMVTWPVFAEQFYNEKLVTEVLKIGVGVGTKKWVEVVGDFVKRDAIEKAVKEIMVGEKAVEMRSRAKAIGEMAKRAVEEGGSSFRDLNDLIQQLSSRRR; encoded by the coding sequence ATGGATGTTGACGCGACTGAGAATCCTAAGCTTCATGTTTTGTTCTTTCCTTTCATGGGCCACGGCCATATGATACCCATGGTTGATATGACCAAGCTGTTCGCTATGAGAGGTGTAAAGACAACCATCGTCACCACTCCACTCAATGTTCCTTTCATCTCCACCACCATCGAAAGAAGCAAGAATTCAGGCTTCGATATCCACCTCAAAGTCCTCAACTTTCCTCGTGTTGAAGCTGGATTGCCCGAGGGCTGTGAAAACCTTGATTCCGTCCCAAGTTCCCAAGGAGTCAACTTGGATATGATTGCCAAATTTTTCAAGGCCGCAGATCTGTTTCGACAACCCTTTGAGCACCTCATACAAGAATGTAAACCAGATTGCTTGATCGTCGATATGTTTTTCACTTGGGCCTCTGATATTGCAAACAAGTACGACATCCCCAggttgatgtttaatggtagcaGTTTCCTGTCGTTGTGTATATCAGATTCTGTTAATGTATATGAGCCACAGAAGAAAGTCAAATCAGGTTCTGAACCTTTTGTGTTTCCTAACGTTCCTGGTGATATTAAAAGCACAAGAGATCAGATGGCTGTTATTTATAcacaaaatgaagaagatgaacttACCAGGTCGGTTAAAAAATGGAGAGAAGCAGAGCTGAAAAGCTATGGGTTTATCGTCAACAGTTTCTATGAGCTAGAAGCCGCTTATGTCGATCACTACAGGAACGTTTTAGGAAGAAAGGCATGGCATGTTGGCCCTGTTTCACTGTGCAATAGGGCCATTGAAGATAAAGTAGATAGAGGGAAGAAACCATCGGTCGATGAACAAAAATGTTTAAACTGGCTTGATTCTAAACAACCCAAATCGGTGGTTTACATATGTTTTGGAAGTGCAGTCGATTTCAATGCTGCTCAGTTAACGGAGATAGCTTTTGCCATTGAAGCCACAGGGCAGCACTTCATTTGGGTAGTGAAGAAAGAAAAGAGCAACAATGAAGAGGATTGGTTGCCTGAAGGGTTTGAGGAGAGAACGGAAGGCAAGGGGCTTATTATAAGAGGATGGGCACCACAAGTGTTGATTCTTGACCATGAAGCAGTTGGAGCTTTTGTGACTCATTGCGGATGGAATTCAACACTGGAATGCGTCTCAGCCGGTTTGCCGATGGTGACGTGGCCAGTGTTCGCGGAGCAGTTCTACAATGAAAAACTGGTGACAGAGGTTCTGAAGATTGGGGTGGGAGTTGGAACGAAAAAATGGGTAGAAGTGGTGGGGGATTTTGTGAAAAGAGATGCGATAGAGAAGGCGGTGAAGGAGATAATGGTGGGTGAAAAAGCAGTGGAAATGAGAAGCAGAGCCAAGGCAATAGGAGAAATGGCTAAAAGAGCTGTTGAAGAAGGAGGTTCATCCTTCCGTGATTTGAATGATCTGATTCAACAACTCAGCTCCCGACGCCGTTGA